In Colletotrichum destructivum chromosome 8, complete sequence, the following proteins share a genomic window:
- a CDS encoding Putative thioredoxin reductase, pyridine nucleotide-disulfide oxidoreductase, class-II, active, which produces MHSKVVIIGSGPAAHTAAVYLARAELKPVLYEGFMANGIAAGGQLTTTTDVENFPGFPKGIMGGELMENMKKQSVRFGTEVITDTVSKLDLSSRPFKYSTEFSPDETHTADSIILATGASAKRLNLPGEEKYWQNGVSACAVCDGAVPIFRNKHLVVIGGGDSAAEEALYLTKYGSHVTVLVRRDVLRASQIMAKRLLSNDKVTVRWNSAGKEIKGGDDGLMSHLVVKDTVTGAEETLEANGLFYAIGHEPATALVKGQLETDDEGYVVTKPGTPLTNIEGVFAAGDVQDKRYRQAITSAGTGCMAAMDAEKYLAELEDGDPKDPNNNPQ; this is translated from the exons ATGCATAGCAAGGTTGTCA TCATTGGCTCTGGGCCTGCTGCCCACACCGCCGCTGTCTACTTGGCGCGCGCTGAGCTGAAGC CCGTGCTCTACGAGGGCTTCATGgccaacggcatcgccgccggcggccagctcacgacgacgaccgacgTCGAGAACTTCCCCGGTTTCCCCAAGGGCATcatgggcggcgagctcATGGAGAACATGAAGAAGCAATCCGTCCGCTTCGGCACCGAAGTCATCACCGACACCGTCTCCAAGCTCGACCTCTCGTCGCGCCCCTTCAAGTACTCGACCGAGTTCTCCCCCGACGAGACCCACACCGCCGACTCCATCATCCTGGCCACTGGCGCCTCGGCCAAGCGCCTGAACCTGCCCGGTGAGGAGAAGTACTGGCAAAATGGCGTGTCCGCTTGCGCCGTGtgcgacggcgccgtgcccATCTTCCGCAACAagcacctcgtcgtcatcggcggcggcgactcggccgccgaggaggccctgTACCTGACCAAGTACGGCAGCCACGTCACCGTCCTCGTGCGCCGCGACGTGCTCCGCGCCTCGCAGATCATGGCCAAGCGCCTGCTCAGCAACGACAAGGTCACGGTGCGCTGGAACTCGGCCGGcaaggagatcaagggcggcgacgatggcctcaTGagccacctcgtcgtcaaggacaccgtcacgggcgccgaggagaccctcgaggccaacggTCTCTTTTACGCCATCGGCCACGAgcccgccaccgccctcgTCAAGGGCCAGCtcgagaccgacgacgagggctaCGTCGTCACCAAGCCCGGCACGCCCCTGACCAACATCGAGggcgtcttcgccgccggtgacgtCCAGGACAAGAGGTACAGGCAGGCCATCACGagcgccggcaccggctgCATGGCTGCCATGGACGCCGAGAAGtacctcgccgagctcgaggacggcgaccCCAAGGAccccaacaacaacccccAGTGA
- a CDS encoding Putative major facilitator superfamily, MFS transporter superfamily produces MADDMNPDKSNGGRRDATDDAGTTQPRSSIDDRPSSEFLGEERSRISIFRSDSGSKTAASPDLDDDDHDKNPASIRSEEGNDEDEEDDDDDGENILSASLTEAWEEKTHLSKEYPASAAAGEKEMLYAKPAVEEKPQRSNSASSAASHCSNCGHHGRDSVRSSVTLANGPRSPTVPQRSSSLNRTGPAHLTPLASPTTLPSGTLRAFPLCVKKVPSRTVSDVQTFHSAQEEQATLSEPQSETASIMSAVFATPLRHLASHPSLNGAFSAGASPGAGPRITPVTEQRHPGKAGVRISRFTRPFEPDIDEEDDGEEYLQQTSKLETPRTEKRESSMAQKTGETYEEVEWLEGWPLAFLVLGICLVVFLISVDRTILTTAVPYITSEFQSTADIGWYGSAYLLTACAFQPVFGRTFMLFSVKWSYMLAMFMFLVGSLICGVAPNSVTLIIGRAVAGFGSAGILTGSFVVVSTAVPLRRRPIYTAIVGLMFGFGATVGPLLGGVFTDLVTWRWCFYMNLPVGAVTVAVFLLFFHPKRPSRPQQTFFDRIMDLDLVGNVFLLGACVMLFLALEFTTQGEAWSSIRVIGLLSGAGATAVIFAAWQWWKQDGALMPPAIITQKTVAASCVAAFTTYGALLIHSYFLPIWFQAIKGENAISSGVDMIPYVATNAFFSLLSGIFVSVIGYYVPPAIVGGMIATAGCGVLRLLSPDTPTAQWIGFEIVVSAGFGMSIQQGFTAVQAVLPPDEISIGTAAVVASQSLGGAIFISVGNTLFQNHLLQASAQNMIPGVNIRAVLEGGATAFRTEVPESALPTVLTMYNEALRLAFTAAIPLAGVSAIAACFMEWKSVKGKRPT; encoded by the exons ATGGCGGACGACATGAACCCCGATAAGTCGAACGGCGGCCGTCGCGACGCCACGGACGACGCCGGGACGACCCAGCCGCGATCTTCCATCGATGACAGGCCGTCTTCCGAGTTTCTCGGCGAGGAACGATCGCGTATCTCCATCTTCCGGTCGGACTCGGgctcgaagacggccgcctcgccggatctcgatgatgacgaccACGACAAGAACCCCGCGTCGATCCGTTCCGAGGAGGGCaatgatgaggatgaggaggatgatgatgatgacggggAAAACATCCTCTCGGCGTCTCTGACAGAGGCATGGGAAGAAAAGACACATCTCTCCAAGGAGTAccccgcctcggccgctgctggagagaaagaaatGCTGTACGCAAAgccggcggtggaggagaagcccCAGAGGAGTAACAGCGCTTCCTCAGCGGCGTCCCACTGCTCGAATTGCGGCCACCATGGCCGCGATTCCGTCAGGTCCTCTGTCACACTGGCAAATGGGCCACGCTCACCTACGGTCCCTCAACGCAGTTCTTCTCTGAATCGCACAGGCCCCGCCCACCTCACCCCGCTCGCGAGCCCGACAACTCTGCCCTCAGGTACCCTGCGTGCGTTTCCCCTATGCGTCAAGAAGGTCCCCTCGCGAACCGTATCGGATGTGCAGACGTTCCACAGCGCGCAGGAGGAACAGGCGACCTTGTCGGAGCCGCAGTCCGAGACGGCGTCCATCATgtccgccgtcttcgccacGCCGCTGCGGCATTTGGCGAGCCACCCGTCTCTTAACGGCGCCTTTTCCGCCGGGGCGTCGCCAGGCGCGGGACCGCGCATCACTCCCGTCACGGAGCAGAGGCACCCGGGCAAGGCTGGCGTGCGTATTAGCCGTTTCACGAGGCCCTTTGAGCCGGATattgacgaggaggacgacggcgaagagtACCTTCAGCAGACGAGCAAACTGGAAACGCCGCGGACCGAGAAACGAGAGTCCTCGATGGCTCAAAAGACGGGAGAGACGTATGAGGAAGTGGAATGGTTAGAGGGGTGGCCGCTCGCGTTCCTCGTGCTTGGCATTTGCCTCGTCGTGTTCCTCATATCCGTCGACCGCACTATTCTCACGACT GCCGTTCCCTATATCACATCTGAGTTTCAGTCAACGGCGGACATTGGGTGGTACGGCTCGGCATATTTGCTCACGGCATGCGCCTTCCAGCCCGTCTTTGGCAGGACCTTCATGCTCTTCTCCGTCAAGTGGTCGTACATGTTGGCCATGTTCATGTTCCTCGTCGGGTCCCTCATCTGCGGTGTTGCCCCCAACTCCGTAACACTCATCATAGGCCGTGCTGTGGCTGGGTTTGGAAGCGCCGGCATCCTTACTGGCAGCTTCGTGGTCGTGTCAACAGCGGTGCccttgcggcggcgtccgaTATACACGGCTATTGTCGGATTGAT GTTCGGCTTCGGGGCCACGGTCGGTCCCCTGCTTGGAGGCGTCTTTACAGATCTAGTG ACCTGGCGATGGTGTTTCTACATGAACCTTCCAGTTGgggccgtcaccgtcgcAGTTTTCCTCTTGTTCTTCCATCCGAAACGGCCCTCGCGTCCCCAACAGACGTTCTTCGACAGGATAATGGACCTCGACCTTGTAGGCAACGTGTTCCTGCTCGGGGCCTGCGTTATGCTCTTCCTAGCACTCGAGTTCACCACGCAGGGTGAGGCATGGTCGAGCATCAGGGTCATCGGCCTGCTATCCGGAGCTGGCGCGACGGCGGTTATTTTCGCCGCGTGGCAATGGTGGAAGCAAGATGGCGCCCTGATGCCCCCCGCAATCATAACGCAGAAGACGGTTGCGGCATCTTGCGTTGCCGCCTTCACCACGTACGGGGCGCTGCTGATACACTCGTACTTCCTGCCCATCTGGTTCCAGGCGATCAAGGGCGAGAACGCTATCTCGTCGGGCGTGGACATGATCCCATACGTCGCCACgaacgccttcttctcccttctCTCGGGCATCTTCGTCTCCGTCATCGGGTACTATGTGCCGCCGGCCATCGTTGGAGGAATGATTGCAACAGCGGGATGTGGTGTCTTGCGGCTGCTGTCACCAGACACGCCGACGGCGCAATGGATTGGGTTTGAGATAGTCGTGTCGGCAGGCTTTGGCATGTCGATTCAGCAAGGATTTACTGCCGTCCAAGCCGTCCTTCCTCCCGACGAGATCTCCATCGGTACCGCGGCCGTAGTGGCGTCGCAGTCTTTGGGAGGTGCTATCTTCATCTCGGTCGGGAACACCCTGTTCCAGAACCATCTTTTGCAAGCTTCGGCGCAAAATATGATTCCGGGCGTCAACATTCGTGCGGTTCTCGAGGGCGGGGCGACGGCCTTCCGCACTGAGGTCCCGGAAAGCGCGCTTCCAACGGTGCTCACCATGTATAACGAGGCTCTACGGCTGGCGTTTACGGCAGCTATTCCCTTGGCGGGCGTGTCGGCGATTGCGGCTTGCTTCATGGAGTGGAAGTCTGTTAAAGGAAAGCGGCCCACATGA
- a CDS encoding Putative HotDog domain superfamily protein produces the protein MSDTLMFDCVNETGDHHTGSPKLATNHEVAHALSFLPHISSLSSTGFASQLTPSTIFFLILIAFCALNLKSFPFVWHLRVLNAFRFTIKTLRPRVRPRPSMVFQPIITSSSADLAEMDFNLHKTNSSYFADADIARAHLMSTLFAPAIERMRGGSGAYTGAGAPLFGLALGAVSCSFRREIHPGSAFDMWTRILAWDDKWFYIATHFVRRGAGNPGTSSLYPDQAPRGGHHHHDIHHPTSFKADKDLYATALSRCVFKSGRKTASPADMLRMAGLVPDDGEVSESDESDDETTDSELRGVEEQRQGGMKLAAMLTKENQLALEAEFHDGEGEVLGRHTDGMGVAGVVLTLLQLAGLKKKWYL, from the coding sequence ATGTCGGATACACTCATGTTCGACTGCGTCAACGAGACCGGTGACCACCACACCGGTTCTCCCAAGCTCGCGACAAACCACGAGGTAGCTCACGCCCTCTCGTTCTTGCCGCACATCTCAAGCCTATCCTCCACGGGCTTCGCCAGCCAGCtgacgccatcgacgatattcttcctcatcctcatcgccttCTGCGCGCTGAACCTCAAGTCCTTCCCCTTTGTCTGGCACCTCCGCGTCCTCAACGCGTTCCGCTTCACCATCAAGACCCTCCGGCCCCGCGTGCGGCCGCGGCCCTCGATGGTCTTCCAGCCCATCATcacctcctcttcggccgacctcgccgagatgGACTTCAACCTCCACAAGACAAACTCGTCCTACTTTGCGGACGCCGACATCGCCCGCGCCCACCTCATGTCCACTCTCTTCGCCCCTGCCATCGAGCGCATGcgcggcggctccggcgcctacacgggcgccggcgcgcccctcttcggcctcgccctcggcgccgtctcgtGCTCCTTCCGCCGCGAGATCCACCCTGGCAGCGCCTTCGATATGTGGACGCGCATCCTCGCCTGGGACGATAAGTGGTTCTACATTGCTACCCACTTCGTCCGCAGGGGCGCCGGGAATCCGGGCACGAGCAGCCTGTACCCGGACCAGGCGCCGCGCggcggccaccaccaccacgacaTTCACCACCCAACGTCGTTcaaggccgacaaggacCTCTACGCCACGGCGCTGAGCCGCTGCGTGTTCAAGTCGGGCCGCAAGACGGCGTCTCCCGCCGACATGCTTCGCATGGCCGGTCTcgtccccgacgacggcgaggtctcCGAGTCGGACGAgtcggacgacgagacgacCGACAGCGAGCTTCGGGGAGTCGAGGAGCAGCGCCAGGGCGGGATGAAGCTCGCGGCGATGCTGACCAAGGAGAACCAGCTcgcgctcgaggccgagttccacgacggcgagggcgaggtgcTCGGCAGGCACACGGATGGGATGGGGGTCGCCGGCGTGGTCCTCACGCTGCTACAGCTGGCCGGCCTGAAGAAGAAGTGGTATCTGTAG
- a CDS encoding Putative ELO family protein: protein MFYENYTSNHTFSPLTAGRETPSSLFSPWKTFDKVFTSVMGYPTKDFEFVPGHTPFSTFGGTMAMVVLYLVVIFGGREVMRNRKPLELNALFKIHNLFLSLLSGALLVLFVEQIVPSLWRGGLYENICGQSGWTQPLVLLYYVSFQTGSLKITEAHPEMQINYLTKYYELIDTVFLMVKKKPLTFLHCYHHPATALLCFSQMIGGTPLSWVPITLNLTVHVVMYWYYFQTARGVKVWWKQWITRLQIAQFVLDLGFVYFGFYDVFADTYFKEFLPHVGRCGGEFFAAVTGGAILTSYLVLFIMFYISTYKKAGRRAAQKLKSAIASEKSSLAAATAAANNATAELET, encoded by the exons ATGTTCTACGAGAACTACACTTCCAACCACACTTTCTCCCCCTTGACTGCGGGGAGAGAAACCCCCAGTTCGCTGTTCTCACCATGGAAGACGTTCGACAAGGTCTTCACCTCAGTCATGGGGTACCCGACCAAAGACTTCGAGTTCGTCCCCGGCCACACACCGTTCTCGACCTTTGGCGGAACCATGGCAATGGTGGTGCTGTACCTagtcgtcatcttcggcggTCGCGAGGTGATGCGGAACCGGAAGCCATTGGAGCTGAACGCGCTCTTCAAAATACACAACCTCTTCTTGTCTCTACTGAGCGGTGCCTTGCTGGTACTTTTCGTTGAGCAAATCGTCCCGAGCCTGTGGCGCGGTGGCCTCTACGAAAACATCTGCGGGCAATCCGGCTGGACCCAGCCGCTCGTTCTTCTATACTACGTGAGTTTCCAGACCGGATCCCTGAAGATAACTGAAGCTCACCCCGAGATGCAGATCAACTACCTTACCAAGTATTACGAGCTCATCGACACCGTCTTCTTGATggtcaagaagaagccccTCACGTTCCTGCACTGCTACCACCACCCGGCGACCGCGCTTCTCTGCTTCTCCCAGATGATAGGAGGCACGCCCCTTTCCTGGGTACCGATCACGCTCAACCTGACGGTCCATGTTGTCATGTACTGGTACTACTTCCAGACTGCGCGTGGCGTCAAGGTGTGGTGGAAGCAGTGGATCACCCGTCTTCAGATCGCCCAATTTGTGCTCGACCTTG GCTTCGTCTACTTCGGCTTCTACGACGTCTTCGCAGATACCTACTTCAAGGAGTTCCTGCCCCACGTCGGCCGATGCGGCGGCGAGTTCTTTGCCGCGGTAACGGGCGGAGCCATCCTAACATCGTACCTGGTGCTCTTCATCATGTTCTACATCTCTACCTACAAGAAAGCCGGCCGCAGAGCCGCGCAGAAGCTTAAGTCGGCCATCGCCAGCGAGAAAAGCTCCCTTgcggcagcgacagcggcagctAACAACGCCacggccgagctcgagacgtga
- a CDS encoding Putative cytochrome P450 codes for MNKVSFGPVMAATTTSSFFAARMLELSFLRTISIAWAIVIPLYVVVWQCYVFPFCVSEMRHIPAVAGFPLWGQFFDIISHEVGEPQRKWHEQYGPMIRYFFPFGAERLSIAEDEALKHMTVRNPYNYPKTVRAKLWMVRILGEGVLLAEGHEHVHQRKALSPGFSIQSIRALTPIFWEKSLLLASCWRKEMQADGVSTKSFEALDWLNRTTLDIIGKAGFGYDVNSLENSDAPLREAYRLCFSFDIVSRIFIGLQAFSPVFNHLPSKVNRDIMQSRSIILGKATEIIKEKQEEAANNAGGKDILALIARDNKKLKEAGEAGLSFETMRDQVMTFLGAGHDTTATGVAWTLHLLSKHPVVQSRLREEIKDHMTFLLDGNTRFDPDLVAAADADKLPYLDNVCREALRFIPPIPMTVRQSVDDDVLGGYKVPAGTVVYVLANAINRLPMYWGDRADEFDPDRWDDLPATATPNAFMTFLQGSRGCIGRKFAETEMKILLCCLLSMYEFQRDFDTPDPEDWKMWRLVLRPRDGVTLKVTAI; via the coding sequence ATGAACAAGGTTTCATTCGGGCCTGTGATGgctgcgacgacgacatcgtcTTTCTTTGCTGCTCGTATGCTCGAGCTCAGCTTCCTCCGAACCATCTCCATCGCCTGGGCCATAGTCATCCCCCTCTATGTCGTCGTCTGGCAATGCTACGTTTTCCCCTTTTGTGTCTCCGAAATGCGACACATTCCGGCCGTCGCGGGCTTTCCTCTCTGGGGTCAATTCTTTGACATTATCTCCCATGAGGTCGGCGAGCCCCAGCGCAAATGGCACGAGCAGTACGGCCCCATGATCCGCTACTTCTTCCCCTTTGGCGCCGAGCGCCTGTCTAttgccgaagacgaggctcTCAAGCACATGACCGTTAGGAACCCGTACAACTACCCCAAGACTGTCCGCGCAAAGCTCTGGATGGTCCGCATtctcggcgaaggcgtcctcctcgctgaGGGCCACGAGCATGTCCACCAGCGCAAGGCCCTGTCCCCGGGCTTCTCTATCCAGTCCATCCGCGCGCTGACGCCAATCTTTTGGGAGAAGTCGCTCCTGTTGGCGAGCTGCTGGCGGAAGGAGATGCAAGCCGACGGCGTGTCGACCAAGTCCTTCGAGGCCCTTGACTGGCTCAACCGCACCACgctcgacatcatcggcaaGGCGGGCTTCGGCTACGACGTCAACTCCCTTGAGAACTCCGACGCGCCCCTGCGCGAGGCCTACCgcctctgcttctccttcgacATTGTCTCCCGCATTTTCATCGGCCTCCAGGCCTTCAGCCCCGTCTTCAACCACCTGCCGTCCAAGGTCAACCGCGACATCATGCAGTCGCGCTCCATCATACTCGGCAAGGCGACCGAGAtcatcaaggagaagcaggaagaggcggctaacaacgccggcggcaaggacatCCTTGCCCTCATCGCGCGTGACAACAAGAAGCTCAAAGAGGCTGGCGAGGCAGGCCTGTCCTTCGAGACGATGCGCGACCAGGTCATGaccttcctcggcgccggccacgacACCACGGCCACGGGCGTCGCCTGGACCCTGCACCTCCTCTCCAAGCACCCCGTCGTCCAGTCGCGCCTGCGAGAGGAGATCAAGGACCACATGACCTTCCTCCTGGACGGGAACACGCGCTTCGACccggacctcgtcgccgccgcggacgCCGACAAGCTGCCGTACCTCGACAATGTCTGCCGCGAGGCCCTGCGCTTCATTCCGCCCATCCCCATGACGGTGCGGCAgtccgtcgacgacgacgtcctggGCGGCTACAAGGTGCCCGCGGGCACCGTGGTCTAcgtcctcgccaacgccatcaacCGGCTGCCCATGTACTGGGGAGACCGTGCCGACGAGTTCGACCCGGACCGCTGGGACGAcctgccggcgacggccacgCCGAACGCGTTCATGACCTTCCTGCAGGGCTCACGCGGTTGCATCGGGCGCAAGTTCGCAGAGACGGAGATGAAGATCCTGCTGTGTTGCCTCTTGAGCATGTACGAGTTCCAGCGGGACTTTGACACGCCTGACCCCGAAGACTGGAAGATGTGGAGGCTTGTGTTGCGGCCCAGAGATGGGGTCACTTTGAAGGTGACTGCTATCTaa
- a CDS encoding Class II Aminoacyl-tRNA synthetase/Biotinyl protein ligase (BPL) and lipoyl protein ligase (LPL) — protein MLRQCCRTRALAALHPRTPQSQPLSRVTSLLYRHESSALLSSSRPVRSLSTTQAKKEVQDGSWHTQLSGEFKECFALPQMSPVEAWSKPGSQIVVSGHIGRTRKVGKNLAFAHLERNGERLGQICAKGENAAILAKVRPFSAILAKGVVTEASGAARFEMDMESIQYLNPFPKDIIIGPDSLFPPEHRHLQLRFHEDLRERLRFRAQLKSTMGQAMVDRDFMDVETPILFKSTAEGAREFIVPTRRPRHAYALPQSPQQYKQVLMASGMGGYYQFARCFRDEDHRSDRQPEFTQLDMEKSFATGKTIMEDVEYVVGRAWDAVRERYVMKMGEDSFAPVRKASLQDWKQSVEDSAKDDAKGPIHQEYPTISTPFLRMKYTDCMDLYGSDKPDLRIPNRICRVDEHLNEGFVSMITDLKAPIVEVWKISPHEDVDKRDVWKFVAGFMESLPKSLSQNPDGAPTALMFDSSKPLNGFSALGPEGLDSILGALPEDSGFSSLENGDIILFQARKNQPQQGGSTKLGETRIALYHAAVEAGLLDRDDSFKFLWVTDFPMFTPEEEGDVGQGGASGFSATHHPFTSPHSEEDFELLFKDPLRARADHYDLVLNGVELGGGSRRIHIAEIQEFIFRDILKMSQDKIKEFSHLLKALRAGCPPHAGFAIGFDRFVAVLSGASSVRDVIAFPKNNNGVDEFAGGPGKISKQQLDTYHLQFRKSG, from the exons ATGCTTCGCCAATGCTGTCGCACTCGAGCTTTGGCTGCTCTGCATCCGCGGACACCGCAGTCGCAACCCCTTAGTCGCGTCACCTCTCTCCTTTACAGGCATGAAAGCAGCGCATTATTGTCATCGAGTCGCCCGGTTCGCTCTCTGTCGACAACACAAGCGAAGAAAGAAGTCCAAGATGGGTCTTGGCATACTCAACTGTCGGGGGAATTCAAGGAGTGCT TTGCTTTGCCTCAGATGTCCCCCGTCGAAGCATGGAGCAAACCAGGTAGCCAAATTGTCGTCAGCGGACACATCGGTCGAACGAGAAAGGTCGGCAAGAACCTTGCCTTTGCCCACTTGGAGCGCAATGGGGAACGACTAGGCCAAATCTGCGCCAAGGGCGAGAATGCGGCTATCCTGGCAAAGGTTCGCCCGTTCAGCGCGATTCTGGCAAAGGGCGTTGTAACGGAGGCTTCGGGCGCCGCACGATTCGAGATGGATATGGAGTCAATACAATACCTCAACCCCTTTCCGAAGGACATCATTATCGGCCCCGACTCGCTTTTTCCTCCCGAGCATCGCCACTTGCAGTTGAGGTTCCACGAGGATCTCAGAGAAAGGCTCCGCTTTCGCGCCCAGCTTAAGTCCACCATGGGGCAGGCCATGGTTGACAGGGACTTCATGGACGTCGAGACGCCGATCCTGTTCAAGTCCACTGCAGAAGGTGCACGAGAGTTCATCGTACCCACGAGGCGCCCGAGACACGCTTATGCTCTGCCGCAAAGTCCCCAACAGTACAAGCAGGTCCTGATGGCCTCCGGCATGGGGGGCTATTATCAGTTTGCTAGATGCTTCCGCGACGAGGACCATCGATCTGACCGCCAGCCCGAGTTCACTCAG CTGGATATGGAAAAGTCATTCGCGACAGGCAAAACTATCATGGAGGACGTCGAGTACGTCGTCGGTCGTGCCTGGGATGCCGTGAGAGAACGATACGTGATGAAAATGGGCGAGGACTCGTTCGCGCCGGTCAGAAAGGCATCATTGCAG GACTGGAAGCAAAGCGTCGAGGACAgcgccaaggacgacgccAAAGGACCCATCCACCAGGAATACCCCACAATCTCTACGCCCTTCCTGAGGATGAAGTATACCGACTGCATGGACCTCTACGGATCCGATAAGCCAGACCTGCGCATTCCAAACAGA ATATGCCGGGTTGACGAGCACCTCAACGAGGGCTTCGTCAGCATGATCACTGACCTCAAGGCGCCGATCGTCGAGGTCTGGAAAATTAGCCCACACGAAGACGTCGACAAACGAGACGTTTGGAAGTTCGTGGCCGGCTTTATGGAAAGTCTCCCCAAGAGCCTGTCTCAGAACCCCGACGGCGCTCCCACGGCCTTGATGTTTGACAGCAGCAAGCCGCTCAACGGCTTCTCGGCCCTGGGGCCAGAAGGGCTAGACAGCATTCTCGGCGCCCTTCCCGAAGACTCGGGCTTCTCATCACTGGAAAACGGCGACATCATCTTGTTCCAGGCCCGCAAGAACCAACCCCAGCAGGGCGGCTCAACCAAACTCGGCGAGACGCGAATCGCTCTATACCACGCCGCCGTGGAAGCCGGCCTCCTGGACAGGGACGACAGCTTCAAGTTTCTCTGGGTCACTGACTTTCCCATGTTCACgccggaagaagagggcgacgtcggccaAGGCGGGGCGTCGGGCTTCTCGGCAACGCACCACCCCTTCACGTCGCCGCACTCGGAAGAGGACTTTGAGCTCCTCTTCAAGGACCCACTGCGGGCCAGGGCCGACCACTATGACCTCGTTCTCAACGGCgtggagctcggcggcggcagccggCGTATCCACATTGCCGAGATCCAGGAGTTCATCTTCCGCGACATCCTAAAGATGAGCCaggacaagatcaaggagtTCTCGCATCTGCTCAAGGCGCTGCGCGCCGGATGCCCGCCTCACGCTGGCTTCGCTATCGGCTTCGATCGCTTCGTGGCCGTCCTGAGCGGCGCGTCCTCTGTCAGGGACGTCATTGCGTTccccaagaacaacaacggcgtcgacgagttCGCCGGGGGTCCGGGGAAGATTTcaaagcagcagctcgacaCATATCATCTCCAATTTCGCAAGAGCGGTTGA
- a CDS encoding Putative Zinc finger, RING-type, cdk-activating kinase assembly factor MAT1/Tfb3 — MATRRASNSASAAPTSTNDICPVCKTMRYLNKDLEFLINPECYHPMCANCVARIFSDGPNQCPYAGCHKTLRKKGFKSAYFGDLAVEREVDIRRRVAAVLNKVEDDFETLQDYNGYLEWVETLTFDIISGTDAEKKAAEARLIEWEQAHKAEIERNRRLAKESEAERVARFEAEREEARRRRLEAMQEDAAEKHNEQRMREEMLNGLASSDAGEAKQTLNRVLLKKRGQNRLNAAVGSLSDATSAPGLSIRGLKQQKKRVVEENAPYDPFGGLKLDMERYTMRPSDEYRSHWVDGARKKEDIIVGGYSTDEYLSRAMFEAFSGLAVFIEDEKGPEKVATAEAAQVAATGQTTNVMEVDDVF; from the coding sequence ATGGCAACTCGCCGCGCCTCCAACTCCGCCTCCGCGGCGCCCACCTCGACAAACGATATCTGCCCCGTCTGTAAGACGATGCGCTACCTCAATAAGGACCTCGAGTTCCTCATCAACCCGGAGTGCTACCACCCCATGTGCGCCAACTGCGTCGCCCGCATCTTCTCTGACGGGCCCAACCAGTGCCCCTACGCTGGCTGCCACAAGACGCTGCGCAAGAAGGGCTTCAAGTCGGCCTACTTTGGCgatctcgccgtcgagcgcgaggtcgacatccgccgccgcgtcgccgccgtcctcaacaaggtcgaggacgacttCGAGACCCTTCAGGACTACAACGGCTACCTCGAGTGGGTCGAGACCCTCACCTTCGATATCATCTCGGGtaccgacgccgagaagaaggccgccgaggcccgccTCATCGAGTGGGAGCAGGCCCACAAGGCTGAGATCGAGCGCAACCGCCGCCTGGCCAAGGAGTCGGAAGCAGAGCGCGTCGCCCGCTTCGAGGCCGAAAGAGAGgaggcccgccgccgccgcctcgaggccatgcaggaggacgccgccgagaagcatAACGAGCAGCGCATGCGCGAGGAGATGCTCAACGGCCTCGCAAGcagcgacgccggcgaggccaagcAGACGCTGAACCGCGTCCTGCTCAAGAAGCGCGGCCAGAACCGCCTCAACGCCGCTGTCGGCTCCCTGTCAGACGCCACAAGCGCCCCGGGCCTGTCGATCCGTGGCCTTAAGCAGCAAAAGaagcgcgtcgtcgaggagaacGCGCCCTATGACCCCTTTGGCGGACTCAAGCTCGATATGGAGAGGTATACAATGAGACCGTCGGACGAGTACCGCAGCCACTGGGTCGACGGGGcgagaaagaaggaagacaTCATCGTAGGAGGTTACAGTACCGACGAGTATCTCAGCCGGGCCATGTTCGAGGCCTTTTCCGGTTTGGCTGTATTTATTGAGGACGAGAAGGGGCCTGAAAAGGTCGCCACTGCTGAAGCCGCGCAGGTGGCGGCTACGGGCCAGACAACGAACGTGATGGAGGTGGATGACGTCTTCTAG